From the Thermodesulfobacteriota bacterium genome, one window contains:
- a CDS encoding phage minor head protein, whose protein sequence is MAAEYGALPFREQLAFFLRKLSLPTRAWTDVYAAEHDVAFMVAGAMKASLLSDLHGAVQKAIEGQSTIQAFRKEFDQIVEAHGWVYKGGRNWRTRVVFDTNVRQSYNAGREAQMADPELKRRRPYGLYKHGDSVHPRPQHLAWDGLVLPLDDPWWQTHSPQNGWGCKCKKFTLSEADVQRRGLAVSRAPEVVWEEKVVGVRGPSPRVVTVPQGIDPGFEYRPGAHRASDALASMRKWAPEIAAEYSAAVAAAGRQAVARDYAAWIGEVLATGRAQGRTVTLWGMEPEELAHLKAQGRPPERTDVTLEDHLVVGKKARRHEGAGDALTAEDWRGLAQAPHEAVLYDNDDGKLLYVLPGGDRKIKVVVAPDWRAKGQGTVNSARAAFKIDPDALLDPRRYVVIRGEVKR, encoded by the coding sequence ATGGCCGCCGAGTATGGGGCTCTGCCGTTTCGTGAGCAGCTCGCGTTCTTCCTGCGCAAGCTCTCACTGCCCACCCGGGCGTGGACCGACGTGTACGCGGCGGAGCACGACGTGGCGTTCATGGTGGCCGGCGCCATGAAGGCCTCGCTGCTGTCCGACCTCCACGGCGCGGTGCAAAAGGCCATCGAGGGGCAGAGCACGATCCAGGCCTTCCGCAAGGAGTTCGACCAGATCGTGGAGGCCCACGGGTGGGTCTACAAGGGCGGGCGCAACTGGCGGACCCGGGTGGTTTTCGATACCAACGTGCGCCAGAGCTACAACGCCGGGCGGGAAGCCCAGATGGCCGACCCGGAGCTCAAGCGCCGCCGGCCCTACGGGCTCTACAAGCACGGCGACTCGGTCCACCCCCGGCCCCAGCATCTCGCGTGGGACGGCCTGGTGCTGCCCCTGGATGACCCGTGGTGGCAGACGCACTCGCCCCAGAACGGCTGGGGGTGCAAGTGCAAGAAGTTCACGCTCTCGGAGGCCGACGTGCAGCGGCGCGGCTTGGCGGTAAGCCGGGCCCCCGAGGTGGTGTGGGAGGAGAAGGTGGTCGGGGTGCGCGGCCCCTCGCCCCGGGTGGTGACGGTGCCCCAGGGAATCGACCCGGGGTTCGAGTACCGGCCGGGTGCTCATCGGGCCTCGGACGCCCTGGCGAGCATGCGCAAGTGGGCGCCGGAGATCGCCGCCGAGTACTCGGCCGCCGTGGCCGCCGCCGGCCGCCAGGCCGTGGCCAGGGACTACGCGGCGTGGATCGGTGAGGTGCTGGCGACCGGGCGGGCTCAGGGCCGAACGGTGACCCTGTGGGGCATGGAGCCCGAAGAGCTCGCGCACCTGAAGGCCCAGGGCCGGCCGCCGGAGCGCACCGACGTGACCCTGGAAGACCACCTGGTGGTGGGCAAGAAGGCGCGGCGGCACGAGGGCGCGGGCGACGCCCTGACGGCCGAGGACTGGCGAGGGCTGGCCCAGGCCCCCCACGAGGCGGTGCTCTACGACAACGACGACGGGAAGCTGCTCTACGTGCTGCCCGGGGGGGACCGGAAGATCAAGGTCGTGGTGGCGCCAGACTGGAGGGCGAAGGGCCAGGGGACGGTCAACTCGGCGCGTGCGGCGTTCAAGATCGACCCCGACGCGCTGCTGGACCCGAGAAGGTACGTCGTCATTCGTGGGGAGGTGAAAAGATGA
- a CDS encoding phage virion morphogenesis protein: MAGAKVTVEVEGGAQVLETLRRLSDVGARLRPAFAEIGEALLLSHEERWDRQVDPDGQPWQPLSERHRERKRRKGKPDKILVLDQHLKNLDYDATDQGLEFGTPWFYGATHQFGAPERGIPARPFLGLDADDREMVLDVLQEALEDAMAGTGHS, from the coding sequence ATGGCCGGCGCGAAGGTAACGGTCGAGGTCGAGGGCGGCGCCCAGGTGCTGGAGACGCTGCGGCGGCTCTCCGACGTGGGCGCGCGGCTTCGGCCGGCGTTTGCCGAGATCGGCGAGGCGCTCTTGCTCTCGCACGAGGAGCGCTGGGACCGCCAGGTGGACCCCGACGGGCAACCCTGGCAGCCGCTCTCGGAACGGCACCGGGAGCGCAAGCGCCGCAAAGGCAAGCCCGACAAGATCCTGGTGCTCGACCAGCACCTGAAGAACCTGGACTACGACGCCACGGACCAAGGCCTGGAGTTCGGCACGCCGTGGTTCTACGGCGCCACCCACCAGTTCGGCGCTCCGGAGCGGGGCATCCCCGCCCGGCCCTTCCTCGGGCTCGACGCCGACGACCGGGAGATGGTGCTCGACGTGCTGCAAGAGGCGCTGGAGGACGCGATGGCCGGAACAGGGCATAGCTGA